In the genome of Primulina eburnea isolate SZY01 chromosome 13, ASM2296580v1, whole genome shotgun sequence, the window GGGGAGTTTGGCTTTCTGGCACACCTCTGGATATGCATGATCCTCGTCTTCGGGCACTTGCGGAGGCTGAACGTCAATTAATTGATTCTGACTATGATGATTATAATGGTACAAACAGTAGTGGTGCTGCCTTTTGCCGTTCAGCTGCTCTAATTGTAAGCATTTATTACTGCTAATATTTTTTGGCATTTTAATTCTTAGTGTATTCCATTGAAAGTATCGGAAAGAAATATTGTTTACTTCTGTTGGTTAAAGATGTCTTCATTACCCTGAAAATTTGAAGATAGAAAACATTGTATCTTAATTTTAAAGAATGCTGACATGACTCTGTCTCTATCCATGGAAGCGTTGCTTCAAGGTTTCAACTTTTTTGTGAATCATTTTTACCTTAATTTTTATCCATATTCTTTATATAAAAAGGGTGTGGATTCGAGTTTGAGTCACCCCAGGTGCATGTGTGGTGATGTTTTTGTATATTAGTCCCCACTGCCAGTGGGTGGATGTGCCTTTTCTTTGTATTATTAAAACTCAGATATGCATATGAATATTATGGTAGGTACACTAGGTACACTGATGTGAAATAAATTGATCTAAATTCGAAAATGGAAATCTGTCTTTGCCACAGATGAAATGTTAATATGGtttttattatttgaattttgcTGGACCAATGGAGGTCGAAAATTTGGTAAATAGACATTTCTCACATGTTGCAAGTGCAGCTTGAagtaaaataatgcaatttgaATTGGCAGTTAATGGCGCTTCTGCTACTGCGCCATGCTCTGTCCGTTTCTGATGATGGAGATGCAGACGCAGATGGAGATCAACAAGATGCATCAACTTTCTTCTCCGTAAGTCGATATTaacttttcataatttaattttatattactctaaaagaaaaatgaaaaagtGTGGCTCAAATTTCTGGATTGTTATGCTGGTTATTCAATAAGTGCAGTTGTTCTTGCTTCGAGCTGTTGGCTTTCTTTTGCCTTGCTACATTATGATCTGGGCCATCAGTATTTTGCAGCGACGACGACAAAGACAGGTAAATATGTTTTAACGGCAATGACTAACATCTGAGTAAAACTCGGCCCTTTGTAGGAGCTTAAACAagcaaaaatgttatttttagtcATGCCATGGAGATGCGATGGTTTAAATCGTTTGTTCATGCAATTGTCAATTTTATTGTGTCCTCTTCCCATATATTTCTAATTTTCTATTTTGGGCTTTTTTGCAAattaatatcaaatatcataatACTTTTAATGGGCAAAAATGATCGTCACTTTTAATTTCATAATAAAGTTAACAGTAAGCATTCCTAGGTAAATATGTTCTCACGAATGAGAATCTCTGCTGGAAAATTATAGCATCTATGTGATAAGGACTTAAAATTGATTCTTGTAGAATGGTAAATAAATTTATGATTAACGAACTAAAGATGTTACACCACCCTTGTCAAGAAATAAAAATGACAATTTACCCTGAGATTGATGTAGACTTTTGTTAATATTTCGTTGCATctgtgattttgttgtataggAAGCGACAGCATTGGCAGCTACGCAATTCGCAATCGTGGTCCAATCAGCTCAAAGACAAGGCCTTCTGGTAACCTCAGCTGCACCACCAGTCACTTCACAGGTCACTCCTCAACCAGAACATCCTCAAAGAAACGAAAGTTAACACACTTCAGAAGAGGCTGGAAAAGATCTATTAGTTCCTCAATATCTCCTTTTCGTTCATTTTCTTTTATTCTGAGACAAAATCCTCCTGTGTATATGAACCAGTCCTCGATGAGCTTAAAACTTGGTATACTGGTTTAGAGCATCAGGGTTCCCTTTGGTCAAACATATGTAAAAGGGATCGAAACTGTATGTGTTGGATGAATTTTCTGTATCCTTTTATAATTAATACTAGTCGGTTCAATATTTACTGAACGTTTCACTAACCCATTCTGGAAAACGAATGGTTCTTACTTTATTTGTGGGCATATTCTCCGATCATTCAGTGGAACCACACATTTTGCTGAAAGTTCGAAAAGGCTATTAATGCTTTGAGAATGAGCAACTAAACTAAAGATTCCTTGCAGTTCCCTAACTTGATATTGGTTGAGCCATATTACCTTTCAGTACAATACTTGAAACATACATAATCAATACTATCAAAAGCAAAGAAATGGTCAAGACTAGTAATAGCTTAAAGAGAGCTACTCGAACGGGTCTTGAATAAAAGCACTCAAGGGAGTGGCAAAAAAGGCATAAAAGAAACACAATAACACAAGAATCAAGATTGGTATTTTTGGCGCATAGGAATGTGCGCTTAGAATTCATTCCAAGTAAAATTTCCGTATGTTATAGAGATTATGTTTGGGTTTTTAAGGAAGATCTTCCATTCCCCAATAATCCTTTTTCTTGCCCGTTTCGCTTTATGAATAATTAGAGAACTTGTACTTTGGTTGCTCAAACTTTGTTTCTTCATGAGTAAGGAAGGCTTATTCAGAACAAAACCTACAAGTCATATGATAAATAACAGAATGGTTGCTATGTAAGCAAACCGAAGCGGCTAGTGAAATAACAATGAGAAAAACTTGGGTGCACCCGAGCGGACTTGAATGTTAGCGAACAACATATCATGCCATATCCCCTCGTATGTAGTCTTGTCAGATTAGGGACACATGGGAATTTCTTGATAGTAATGTGATAGGAACTGTAAGATGATATAACCAATCCCAAGGAATCCGACACGGTTGAATGACATGGCCAATGACTAGGAATCCGAATTTACTATTTAGGTGATTGGTCTTTGTTAAGATGCAAAAGCAGAAGGAATGATAGAAATGCAGTAAGGCAAAGGGCAAAAGATGCTTATCTTCTCAAGGATGTTGCTCTAATTACCTTTATTCATCCTTACTATTCAGATTCTTATTTCACCAGCCTTAATTTTGCCTCCATCTCAAGGTCATGACTGGAGAGAATAAAAACTCTTGCATTGATTCTGGGCCCTCATTACTTTACGCTTTAAATGCCCCCCAAATTTCTGGAGTTATATATAAATGATGAAGTAGCACATGAATAAATAGATCACAAACTCTAAATTCCCCTCATTTCCACTCCGAAAGAAACCATGTGTCTTTGTATTTACAGAGCGACTCTGGTATCCATCTGTATAGGATTATTAGCTGTTCATTTACACACAGTTTGTTGCTTGAAAAGCACAGATCTTGCTCTAAGACAAGTCTTACAAGATCAAATTTCAAAGCAAAAAAATCATCGCATACTCGAGGCAGCTG includes:
- the LOC140808625 gene encoding uncharacterized protein, whose translation is MGEHVVVNVDQISKPAAVEPGQSMQQAVECGNTGKKPEIGSTSSKDVEADKVVVVVDNETDEEVPLLGAGECRICQEEDSLSNLESPCACNGSLKYAHRKCVQYWCNEKGDITCEICHQPYQPGYTAPPRPPADETTIDIGGVWLSGTPLDMHDPRLRALAEAERQLIDSDYDDYNGTNSSGAAFCRSAALILMALLLLRHALSVSDDGDADADGDQQDASTFFSLFLLRAVGFLLPCYIMIWAISILQRRRQRQEATALAATQFAIVVQSAQRQGLLVTSAAPPVTSQVTPQPEHPQRNES